The following are encoded in a window of Chryseobacterium sp. genomic DNA:
- a CDS encoding carboxypeptidase-like regulatory domain-containing protein has protein sequence MDESKSETLFKYDYGSTVNRNFYGTVTDRSGNAVSGAVVSIGSSTVQTNDKGFFLLKNTSVKEKFVYVKVKKAGYIDGSDVLIASPGNKRIDVMLVPATTTATIVTGNSSTIALPNGTKVKFGGSFIDPNGNPYSGNVNVFLFHLKPSDTYYIQTQPGNIIGADAAGNPVALKSYGMIHVQLTGSTGQNLQLAAGQPAEITMPVDGTQSSTAPDMVPLWSFDEEIGIWKQEGSATKSGNLYTAMVSHFSWWHLSYPDPLATLSVTVQTPANQPFAGLFAVINSSHAIATDNMGVAAGFVPANQPLVYHIADGCYTVLHSQNIGPFAPGSTNAFSATVSTPNAVIVEGTLKDCSGNDVTDGMVSLSSPNYGFINPNVQLVTGGNFSFATAVACAGGYQFQLTGYDFTNSQQTPTVNFTATAPTTNVGILMACNPVTEFISYQIDSQAPVICQGNLTAEWSPNGTFIYSQGLKIFSFTYPNAILSTGLVLNSNFVLGLPAASPTPGYAGISVIANQPGNNLTFQVNNWGPVGTYVDFTFSGTYMDTSVSPAVQRTITGTGHVLRSY, from the coding sequence ATGGATGAATCAAAATCAGAGACTTTATTCAAATACGACTATGGGAGTACGGTAAACCGTAATTTTTATGGAACAGTTACCGACCGTTCGGGTAATGCAGTTTCAGGAGCGGTAGTATCCATCGGATCATCTACCGTACAAACAAATGACAAGGGTTTTTTCCTACTGAAAAATACTTCAGTGAAGGAGAAGTTTGTATATGTTAAGGTCAAAAAGGCGGGGTATATTGATGGCTCCGACGTTTTAATTGCGAGCCCCGGTAATAAAAGAATAGATGTGATGCTGGTGCCTGCGACCACAACTGCAACTATTGTAACTGGTAATTCTTCAACGATAGCGCTACCCAATGGGACAAAGGTTAAATTTGGAGGTAGTTTTATAGATCCAAACGGAAATCCCTATTCTGGGAATGTGAATGTCTTCCTGTTCCATCTGAAACCTTCGGACACTTATTATATTCAAACCCAACCCGGTAATATTATTGGTGCTGATGCGGCCGGAAACCCTGTTGCGTTGAAGAGTTATGGAATGATTCATGTGCAGCTTACCGGAAGCACGGGACAGAACCTGCAATTAGCTGCGGGACAACCCGCCGAGATTACGATGCCAGTGGACGGAACACAGTCTTCAACCGCTCCTGATATGGTCCCACTTTGGTCTTTTGACGAAGAAATAGGGATTTGGAAACAGGAAGGTTCCGCTACAAAAAGCGGTAATTTGTATACAGCAATGGTTTCGCATTTTTCATGGTGGCATTTGTCCTATCCAGATCCATTGGCTACTCTTTCAGTAACTGTTCAAACGCCTGCAAACCAACCGTTCGCCGGACTTTTTGCAGTTATTAATTCATCTCACGCCATTGCAACCGACAATATGGGAGTGGCTGCTGGATTTGTTCCCGCTAATCAGCCGCTGGTTTACCATATAGCCGATGGGTGTTATACTGTTCTTCATTCCCAAAATATTGGCCCCTTTGCACCGGGATCCACCAATGCTTTTTCCGCAACGGTTTCTACACCCAATGCAGTTATAGTGGAGGGTACGCTAAAAGACTGCAGCGGGAATGATGTTACCGACGGAATGGTTTCATTGTCATCGCCAAATTATGGATTTATTAATCCTAACGTACAGTTGGTGACCGGAGGTAACTTCAGTTTTGCAACAGCGGTAGCATGTGCCGGTGGATATCAGTTTCAGTTAACAGGTTATGACTTTACCAACTCTCAACAAACCCCTACCGTAAATTTCACCGCTACGGCTCCAACAACCAACGTTGGAATTTTGATGGCTTGTAATCCTGTTACCGAATTTATCTCTTATCAGATTGACAGTCAGGCTCCGGTAATTTGCCAGGGAAATTTAACAGCTGAATGGTCTCCGAATGGCACTTTTATTTATTCTCAGGGTTTAAAGATTTTTTCGTTTACTTATCCGAACGCTATTTTATCTACTGGTCTGGTTCTAAATTCCAATTTTGTCCTAGGGCTTCCCGCAGCTTCCCCAACCCCCGGATACGCGGGAATTTCTGTGATTGCTAATCAACCCGGAAATAATTTAACTTTTCAGGTTAACAATTGGGGACCGGTGGGAACGTATGTAGACTTTACATTTAGCGGAACCTATATGGATACCTCGGTGTCACCTGCTGTTCAGCGAACAATCACAGGCACGGGGCATGTTCTTCGTTCGTACTGA
- a CDS encoding DUF3817 domain-containing protein, whose protein sequence is MEFINKFFAKYSNEKIIGWFRMVCLLEAVSWIFLFSAMIWIRYDREGLLPTIYIIIVGNIHGLFFTLYLLLLAPARRIFKWDDEDTVFALLAAFFPFATIWIDKRLAKMERE, encoded by the coding sequence ATGGAATTCATCAACAAGTTTTTTGCAAAATATTCCAACGAGAAAATTATTGGCTGGTTCAGGATGGTATGCCTGCTGGAGGCGGTGTCCTGGATTTTTCTTTTTTCGGCTATGATCTGGATACGGTATGACCGTGAGGGACTGCTGCCAACCATCTATATCATTATCGTAGGTAATATTCACGGGCTGTTTTTCACACTTTACCTGTTACTTCTGGCACCTGCCCGCAGGATCTTCAAATGGGATGATGAAGACACCGTGTTTGCACTTCTCGCCGCATTCTTTCCTTTTGCAACCATTTGGATTGATAAAAGGCTGGCAAAAATGGAGCGGGAATAA
- a CDS encoding ABC-F family ATP-binding cassette domain-containing protein — translation MLTVSNLSLQFGKRVLFDDVNIMFTKGNCYGIIGANGAGKSTFLKILTGKQDPTTGNVSLEPGKRMSVLEQDHFAYDNYTVLETVLRGNKKLFEIKEEMDALYAKEDFSDADGIKAGELGVIYDEMGGWNSESDAMTMLSNVGIKDDMHYQLMGELENQNKVKVLLAQALFGSPDVLILDEPTNDLDIETISWLEDFLADYENTVIVVSHDRHFLDSVCTHIADLDYSKLNLYTGNYSFWYQASQLATRQRQQANKKAEEKKKELQDFIARFSSNVAKAKQATARKKMIDKLNIDEIKPTSRRYPAIIFDTEREAGDQILEIKGLERTKDGELLFSDINLNLKKNDKVAVLSKNSLAITEFFEILGGNSEADKGTFNWGITTTQSYMPLDNTSFFQENINLVDWLRQFTKNDEERHEEYMRGFLGKMLFSGDEALKSCTVLSGGEKMRCMFSRMMLQRANVLLLDEPTNHLDLESITTLNNSLTNFKGTLLLASHDHEMLQTVCNRIIELTPKGIIDREMSYDEYLADKKVKELQQQMYS, via the coding sequence ATGTTAACAGTATCTAACCTATCCTTGCAATTCGGGAAAAGAGTTCTTTTTGATGATGTGAATATCATGTTTACCAAAGGGAACTGCTACGGTATTATTGGAGCAAACGGCGCCGGCAAATCCACCTTTCTGAAAATCCTGACCGGCAAACAGGACCCAACAACCGGCAACGTATCGCTGGAGCCCGGCAAAAGAATGTCTGTTTTGGAGCAGGATCACTTTGCATATGATAACTATACCGTGCTGGAAACAGTACTGAGAGGAAACAAAAAGCTTTTTGAAATAAAGGAGGAAATGGATGCGCTGTATGCAAAGGAGGACTTCTCTGATGCAGACGGGATTAAAGCCGGTGAACTGGGCGTAATTTATGACGAGATGGGCGGCTGGAATTCAGAATCCGACGCAATGACCATGCTTTCCAACGTAGGCATCAAGGACGATATGCATTACCAGCTTATGGGTGAGTTGGAAAATCAGAATAAGGTTAAAGTTTTGCTGGCTCAGGCACTTTTCGGTAGCCCGGATGTCCTTATCCTGGATGAACCTACCAATGACCTGGATATTGAAACCATTTCATGGCTTGAAGATTTCCTGGCGGATTATGAAAACACAGTAATTGTGGTTTCTCACGACCGTCACTTCCTGGACAGCGTTTGTACGCACATTGCCGATTTGGACTACTCCAAACTGAACTTATATACCGGTAACTATTCGTTTTGGTATCAGGCGTCACAGCTTGCTACCCGCCAGCGCCAGCAGGCCAATAAAAAAGCGGAGGAAAAAAAGAAAGAACTTCAAGACTTCATAGCGCGTTTTTCATCCAACGTTGCAAAGGCAAAACAGGCCACCGCACGTAAGAAAATGATTGACAAGTTAAATATTGATGAGATAAAACCGACCTCCAGAAGATACCCGGCTATTATTTTTGATACGGAACGCGAGGCGGGAGACCAAATCCTCGAAATTAAAGGCCTGGAGAGAACAAAAGACGGCGAACTTCTGTTCTCGGACATCAACCTGAACCTTAAGAAGAATGACAAGGTAGCTGTTCTTTCCAAAAACAGCCTGGCGATCACAGAATTCTTTGAAATCCTGGGCGGTAATTCAGAGGCTGACAAAGGAACCTTTAACTGGGGAATTACAACTACTCAGTCTTATATGCCGCTTGACAATACCTCGTTTTTTCAGGAAAACATCAATCTTGTAGACTGGCTGCGTCAGTTCACAAAGAACGATGAGGAAAGACATGAGGAATATATGCGCGGTTTCCTGGGGAAAATGCTTTTCTCCGGAGATGAGGCACTGAAATCCTGTACCGTACTTTCGGGAGGTGAAAAGATGCGCTGCATGTTCTCCAGAATGATGCTTCAGCGAGCCAATGTACTGCTGTTGGACGAACCTACCAACCACCTGGACCTGGAGAGTATCACCACGCTGAACAACTCGCTCACCAACTTTAAGGGCACGCTCCTCCTGGCTTCTCATGACCACGAAATGCTTCAGACAGTCTGTAACAGAATTATTGAGCTTACGCCAAAAGGTATCATAGACCGCGAAATGAGTTACGACGAATACCTGGCTGATAAAAAAGTTAAAGAACTTCAGCAGCAGATGTATTCTTAA
- a CDS encoding copper homeostasis protein CutC — protein MLEIACFEITSAETALRSVADRIEFCSDQHLGGLTPDIEEFRYLKSVYRKPIYVMIRPVGGGFMYSDTEFREMRRSLLEFKHAGADGFVFGILGHGNTVDMDRNSLLIELAGPLPCTFHRAIDRTSDLETGVRSLIRLGFRAVLTSGGKATAWEGREPLRDLITSYSHRLDILVGGGVRSGNIAELKEVTGGRHFHSSAIPQYESFANEEEIRKLQMVIRPDH, from the coding sequence ATGCTTGAAATTGCCTGCTTTGAAATAACCTCTGCCGAGACAGCGCTGCGGTCGGTAGCCGACCGAATTGAGTTCTGCTCGGACCAACATCTTGGCGGACTTACACCGGATATTGAAGAGTTCCGCTATTTAAAATCGGTATACAGAAAGCCGATATACGTAATGATACGGCCTGTGGGCGGCGGATTTATGTACTCTGATACTGAGTTTCGGGAAATGCGCAGGAGTTTACTTGAATTTAAACATGCCGGTGCCGACGGATTTGTTTTTGGGATTTTAGGGCACGGTAATACTGTTGATATGGACCGGAACAGCCTCCTGATTGAGCTTGCAGGACCGTTGCCCTGCACCTTTCACCGGGCCATAGACCGAACTTCAGATCTGGAGACTGGCGTAAGGAGTTTAATAAGGCTTGGATTCCGTGCAGTGCTTACTTCCGGCGGAAAAGCTACAGCATGGGAAGGACGGGAACCTCTAAGGGATTTAATTACCTCTTACTCCCACAGACTGGACATTTTGGTAGGTGGCGGTGTACGCTCGGGAAATATCGCCGAACTGAAAGAAGTCACGGGCGGCCGGCATTTTCACTCCTCAGCCATACCCCAATACGAAAGTTTTGCCAATGAAGAGGAAATCCGCAAACTGCAGATGGTAATCCGGCCGGACCATTAA
- the nadD gene encoding nicotinate (nicotinamide) nucleotide adenylyltransferase, translating to MKKVGLFFGSFNPIHIGHLILANYILENSDMEELWFVVSPQNPFKEKKSLLKDHNRLDMVQLAINNYPKMRASNVEFSMPQPSYTIDTLTYLHEKYPDYSFALIMGEDNLEGLAKWKNSEMLIKNHQIIVYPRTFEGEKKDHEYIQHENIAFVNAPVIELSATEIRQMIKAGKNVRPMLPPEVFEYLDGSAFYK from the coding sequence ATGAAGAAAGTAGGTCTTTTTTTCGGGAGTTTCAATCCGATACACATCGGCCATCTGATTTTGGCCAACTATATCCTGGAAAATTCGGATATGGAGGAACTTTGGTTTGTGGTGAGCCCTCAAAATCCTTTCAAAGAAAAAAAATCACTGCTCAAAGACCACAACCGCCTGGACATGGTACAGCTTGCCATTAATAACTATCCCAAGATGCGTGCCTCCAATGTGGAATTCTCCATGCCGCAACCCAGCTATACCATTGATACATTAACGTATCTGCATGAAAAATATCCGGACTATTCCTTTGCGCTGATAATGGGTGAGGATAATCTGGAAGGTCTGGCAAAATGGAAAAATTCTGAGATGCTGATCAAAAATCATCAGATTATTGTGTACCCACGGACATTTGAAGGTGAAAAGAAGGACCACGAATATATTCAGCATGAAAATATAGCATTTGTGAACGCGCCTGTAATTGAACTTTCAGCCACTGAAATACGTCAGATGATAAAAGCCGGTAAGAATGTGCGGCCCATGCTCCCTCCTGAAGTTTTTGAGTATCTGGACGGCAGTGCTTTTTATAAGTAA
- a CDS encoding dimethylarginine dimethylaminohydrolase family protein has translation MKLNINNETGLLKSVVLGMPHSMGPAHTLEESYDAKSYHSLYNNIYPKEEAIVHEMTEFEKVLKKYDVEVFRPHIIENYNQVFARDVAFVIEDKMIISNIIPERYNEQDAYRKIFARVGWKKIINLPDTAHVEGGDVIVWNDFLFVGTCFSEDYRNFKTARTNEYAIEILKEYFPKKRVIDLELKKNDTDPFSGVLHLDCTFNPVGTDKCIIYKDGFVDESDYRLLLDIFGEENCFEVTKQEMFEMNPNIFSISPEIVVSDSSFARLNNHLRNEWGMTVEEIPYREISKMGGLLRCSTLPLVRE, from the coding sequence ATGAAGTTAAACATCAATAACGAAACAGGTCTGTTAAAATCGGTAGTGTTGGGTATGCCACATTCTATGGGTCCTGCCCATACGCTGGAGGAAAGTTACGATGCCAAATCTTATCACAGTCTCTATAATAATATTTACCCTAAGGAGGAGGCTATTGTTCATGAAATGACAGAATTTGAAAAAGTTCTGAAAAAATATGATGTAGAAGTTTTCCGCCCGCACATCATTGAAAATTATAATCAGGTCTTTGCGCGCGATGTAGCTTTTGTGATAGAGGATAAGATGATTATTTCCAACATTATTCCTGAGCGGTACAATGAACAGGATGCCTACCGCAAAATTTTTGCACGGGTAGGTTGGAAAAAAATCATAAATCTGCCGGATACCGCTCACGTGGAAGGGGGTGATGTTATTGTATGGAATGATTTTCTTTTTGTAGGCACCTGCTTTTCTGAAGATTACAGGAATTTCAAGACTGCGCGGACCAATGAATATGCCATTGAGATTCTGAAGGAGTACTTCCCGAAAAAAAGGGTGATAGACCTGGAGCTTAAGAAGAATGACACCGATCCTTTCTCGGGAGTTCTGCATCTGGACTGCACTTTCAATCCGGTTGGAACAGATAAGTGCATTATTTATAAAGACGGTTTTGTGGATGAAAGTGATTACCGTTTACTGCTTGATATTTTTGGGGAAGAAAACTGCTTTGAAGTTACCAAACAGGAAATGTTTGAAATGAATCCAAACATATTCTCCATATCACCGGAAATTGTTGTTTCAGATTCTTCCTTTGCCCGGCTTAACAATCATCTGCGTAACGAGTGGGGTATGACTGTTGAAGAAATTCCTTACCGTGAAATTTCTAAAATGGGTGGTTTACTGCGCTGCTCAACCTTACCGTTGGTACGCGAATAA
- the ctlX gene encoding citrulline utilization hydrolase CtlX: MQTTDTVMMIEPVAFGYNAQTAENNYFQVNVQNDDTQKKALAEFNAFAAILEEKGVNVVKVQDTPEPHTPDSIFPNNWVSFHRDGKVVLYPMFAPNRRVERRQDVLKAVENQGFRIDRVVDVSHFEEEGKYLEGTGSMIFDHTNKIAYGSVSLRLDEGLFRKFCAENGYEPVVFHSYQNAGEERLPIYHTNVMMCVADRFVVICLDCIDNEIEREKVQEVIKSTGKELIEISEEQLQNFAGNMLQVHNSEGKTFLVMSQTAFNSLSAEQVSRIEKYSEIISADLNTIEVNGGGSARCMLAEVFLPKA; the protein is encoded by the coding sequence ATGCAAACTACAGATACGGTAATGATGATTGAACCGGTGGCCTTTGGTTATAATGCGCAAACTGCCGAAAACAATTATTTTCAGGTCAATGTTCAGAATGATGATACGCAGAAGAAAGCGTTGGCCGAATTTAATGCCTTCGCAGCTATACTTGAAGAAAAGGGTGTGAATGTGGTGAAGGTGCAGGATACACCTGAGCCGCATACGCCCGATTCAATATTTCCTAACAACTGGGTGAGTTTTCACCGTGACGGAAAGGTAGTTCTGTATCCTATGTTTGCACCAAACCGCAGGGTAGAACGCAGACAGGACGTGCTGAAAGCGGTAGAGAATCAAGGTTTCAGAATAGACCGTGTGGTGGATGTGAGTCATTTTGAGGAGGAAGGGAAATACCTGGAAGGAACTGGAAGCATGATCTTTGACCATACCAATAAGATTGCTTATGGTTCTGTCTCACTTAGGCTGGACGAAGGGCTGTTCCGCAAATTCTGTGCAGAGAACGGTTACGAGCCGGTTGTATTTCACAGCTATCAGAATGCCGGAGAGGAAAGGCTGCCCATCTATCACACCAATGTAATGATGTGTGTGGCAGACCGTTTCGTGGTTATTTGCCTGGACTGTATTGATAATGAAATTGAACGTGAAAAGGTGCAGGAAGTAATTAAATCTACAGGCAAGGAACTTATTGAGATCTCCGAGGAGCAACTGCAGAATTTCGCCGGCAATATGCTTCAGGTTCATAATTCTGAGGGAAAGACCTTTCTCGTAATGAGTCAAACTGCCTTTAATTCCCTTTCAGCTGAACAGGTCAGCAGGATCGAAAAATATTCCGAAATTATTTCTGCGGACCTGAATACGATTGAGGTCAACGGCGGTGGCAGTGCCCGGTGCATGCTGGCCGAGGTTTTTCTGCCCAAAGCGTAA
- a CDS encoding TonB-dependent receptor domain-containing protein — protein sequence MKKQVTFISMLALSFSYSQDMHQNDTVATKEIAEVTLIKKNFKKESDRFVYDVARSHVAKGNTAFGILKATPMVSSTDDKTIKVLGKSNAVIFINGRRTNMNAEAVVELLKNTPAENISKIEVITVPGSEYNVESSEAVINIILKKKLDDGMNGNFRVTNHQDYYNQQSSAVSLNFRKDKLGISTNINGSNWQRRQYYKLQNGTAGYQNTSEGPVSDPNLNLGGYLNMDYALTDRQNIALSWNSWANRSYDSRGELFNSITTPAGINYNKTINNENSRSYNNSLNLNYELKTDSLGSKLNLNVAYLNYKRFQHNTNSTFESNTLRETLGLTNIFRQRAPQIIDNYAATADYLHKFKNELTLAAGGNFSKTETDNDTYFEQLNPLTGNYIKDENQSNHFLYREQISGAYLSAEKKIGEKFSGKLGVRWENTHSFGEILNSDVNIKRDYSNLLPFASFSYDINDQNNVSYSFSSRIRRPSFWELNPVRVYLTPTNYIQNNPFVKASEVYNHNFTYMLKQYYFFVVSHSLTRDDFSQIPLQKGDELRYIRTNYGDKVEFSATVGTQKSFFGSIFTTNTNVGLQINRVDAFLDHDPITGDQFSPFSINTHTNSLLIQTNNTIRLSPKKDWYLGVNYWYVGAQILNIGTLKPLSSLDVSIKKIWNDWTFNLEATDLLRTNVVKVDDTQGNGNYNFVTNDQFNRGVQFSVTYNFGNKKVKGLRKIEDASKDAKSRTR from the coding sequence ATGAAAAAACAAGTTACCTTCATTTCCATGCTTGCACTGTCATTTTCTTATTCACAGGACATGCATCAGAATGACACTGTAGCCACAAAAGAAATTGCAGAAGTCACCCTTATCAAGAAAAACTTCAAAAAGGAGTCGGACCGTTTCGTGTACGATGTTGCGAGATCACACGTAGCCAAAGGGAATACGGCATTCGGCATCCTGAAAGCAACCCCCATGGTATCCAGCACTGACGACAAGACGATAAAAGTCCTGGGAAAATCAAATGCAGTGATTTTCATTAATGGCCGCCGCACCAATATGAATGCGGAAGCAGTGGTGGAACTTCTGAAAAACACCCCTGCAGAAAACATCAGCAAAATTGAAGTCATCACTGTACCCGGAAGTGAATATAATGTGGAATCGTCTGAGGCAGTAATTAACATCATACTTAAGAAAAAACTCGATGACGGAATGAACGGTAACTTCAGGGTAACCAACCATCAGGATTATTACAATCAGCAATCCAGTGCCGTATCTCTGAACTTCCGAAAGGATAAACTTGGTATATCTACCAATATCAACGGTTCCAACTGGCAAAGAAGACAGTACTACAAACTTCAAAACGGCACGGCAGGCTACCAAAATACATCGGAAGGACCGGTTTCGGACCCTAACCTCAACCTGGGCGGTTACCTGAATATGGACTATGCCCTCACCGACCGCCAGAATATTGCGCTAAGCTGGAATTCATGGGCTAACAGAAGCTATGACTCGAGAGGTGAACTCTTTAATTCAATCACTACTCCGGCGGGTATCAACTACAATAAAACAATCAATAATGAAAATTCACGCTCTTATAACAATTCACTTAATCTGAACTATGAATTAAAAACCGATTCACTGGGAAGCAAACTTAATCTGAATGTTGCTTACCTGAACTATAAGAGATTCCAGCACAACACCAACTCGACCTTTGAAAGCAATACCTTAAGGGAAACTTTGGGCCTGACAAATATATTCAGGCAGCGCGCGCCGCAGATCATTGATAACTATGCTGCCACCGCAGATTACCTGCATAAGTTTAAAAATGAACTTACCCTGGCGGCAGGAGGAAACTTCAGCAAGACTGAAACAGACAACGATACCTATTTTGAACAGCTGAATCCGCTTACAGGCAACTATATAAAAGATGAGAACCAATCCAACCATTTCCTGTACCGCGAACAGATCAGCGGTGCTTACCTATCCGCTGAAAAGAAAATTGGTGAGAAATTTTCCGGAAAACTTGGAGTAAGATGGGAGAACACTCATTCCTTCGGCGAGATACTGAATTCTGATGTCAATATAAAGAGAGATTACAGCAATCTTCTGCCTTTTGCCAGTTTCAGTTATGACATAAATGACCAAAACAATGTTTCGTACTCCTTTTCCAGCAGGATTCGCAGACCCTCCTTCTGGGAACTGAATCCGGTGCGTGTTTACCTTACACCTACAAACTATATTCAGAATAATCCGTTTGTAAAGGCTTCGGAAGTATATAACCACAATTTCACTTATATGTTGAAACAATACTATTTCTTTGTGGTGAGTCACAGTTTAACCAGGGATGATTTTTCCCAGATTCCCCTTCAAAAGGGCGATGAACTGCGCTACATCCGCACCAATTACGGAGATAAAGTGGAGTTCTCGGCCACAGTGGGTACTCAGAAATCCTTCTTCGGAAGTATATTCACCACTAACACCAATGTAGGATTACAGATAAACCGTGTAGATGCATTTCTGGATCATGACCCAATTACAGGAGACCAGTTTTCACCATTTTCTATCAATACCCATACGAATTCTCTTCTTATCCAGACCAACAATACCATTCGGCTTTCACCTAAAAAAGACTGGTATCTGGGTGTCAACTATTGGTACGTGGGTGCACAGATTCTGAACATCGGCACCCTAAAACCCCTGTCTTCGCTGGATGTCAGCATCAAGAAAATCTGGAACGACTGGACATTCAACCTGGAAGCCACGGACCTTTTAAGAACCAACGTAGTAAAAGTGGATGATACCCAGGGCAACGGAAATTATAACTTTGTAACCAATGACCAGTTTAACCGCGGCGTGCAGTTTTCCGTTACCTATAATTTTGGTAACAAAAAGGTGAAAGGACTTCGCAAAATAGAAGATGCCAGCAAGGATGCCAAATCCAGAACCAGATAA
- the recJ gene encoding single-stranded-DNA-specific exonuclease RecJ: protein MSQKWIYKPEPDEDIVDGISSSLGFGTFESKILVLRGIDNYQKAREFFKPNLNDIHNPFLMKDMQLAVDRIATAIENGEKILVYGDYDVDGTTAVALMYLYLSKIVDKKYLEFYIPDRNSEGYGVSKEGIDFARQNGYTLIIALDCGIKAIDKVEYAKGLGIDFIICDHHLPGEQIPEAVAVLDPKRADCRYPFKELSGCGVGFKLCQGLNSIYKIPDAELFELTDLLAISIAADIVSMTGENRVLAKQGLKVLRKTRNLGLRLLIPADKLATFEISNIVFEIAPKINAAGRISHGKAAVELMVSDNLKQAHQIVNDIITLNDSRREMDMSSTTEALLQVEESGQVQNFTTIVYGAGWNKGVIGIVASRLTETYYKPTLVFTDGNNGEMVASARTVADFDVHDALENCSDLFLKFGGHPAAAGLSMEKDKFDLFREKFEKIVSDKIKDHQKEPSITIDSVVDVDELNKDFFNFHRKLAPFGPNNMKPVLVLKNQKISGFVKTMGKDECHLKFYIRQESTGRNIECVGFKLGKYADEFRNKRFDIAFTAEENHWKGNVTYFLNIRDVKFIASEETPGLISSPTENIS, encoded by the coding sequence ATGAGTCAAAAATGGATTTACAAACCCGAACCGGATGAAGATATCGTAGACGGCATAAGTTCGTCTCTGGGTTTTGGAACTTTTGAATCCAAAATACTGGTTCTCAGAGGAATTGACAACTACCAGAAAGCACGGGAATTCTTCAAGCCCAACCTCAACGATATTCATAATCCGTTCCTCATGAAGGATATGCAGCTAGCCGTGGACCGCATAGCCACTGCTATTGAGAACGGCGAGAAAATACTTGTTTACGGCGACTATGACGTGGACGGAACTACTGCTGTTGCGCTCATGTACCTTTACCTCAGCAAGATTGTAGACAAGAAATATCTGGAATTTTACATTCCCGACCGAAATTCTGAAGGCTATGGCGTTTCCAAAGAAGGAATAGACTTCGCCAGACAGAACGGTTATACCCTCATCATTGCTCTGGACTGCGGTATAAAGGCTATTGATAAGGTTGAATACGCAAAAGGTTTGGGAATAGATTTCATCATCTGCGACCATCACCTGCCCGGAGAGCAGATTCCGGAGGCAGTTGCCGTGTTGGATCCAAAAAGAGCAGACTGCCGTTATCCCTTTAAAGAACTTTCCGGATGTGGCGTCGGTTTTAAACTTTGCCAGGGACTGAACAGCATTTATAAAATCCCCGACGCTGAACTTTTTGAACTGACCGACCTATTGGCCATTTCAATTGCTGCGGACATAGTTTCCATGACAGGCGAAAACAGAGTGCTGGCCAAGCAGGGACTGAAAGTACTGAGGAAAACCCGCAACTTAGGTTTAAGGTTGCTGATCCCCGCTGATAAACTGGCAACTTTCGAGATTTCCAATATCGTATTTGAAATTGCACCGAAAATTAATGCCGCAGGCCGCATTTCGCACGGAAAAGCAGCGGTCGAATTGATGGTTTCTGACAATCTGAAGCAGGCACACCAGATCGTCAATGACATCATCACCCTCAATGACAGCCGCCGTGAGATGGATATGAGCAGTACCACCGAGGCACTTCTTCAGGTTGAAGAGTCCGGGCAGGTGCAGAATTTTACCACAATTGTTTACGGAGCGGGCTGGAATAAAGGAGTCATCGGAATTGTGGCTTCCAGGCTTACAGAAACCTATTATAAGCCGACACTTGTCTTTACCGACGGGAACAATGGCGAAATGGTAGCCTCCGCACGAACCGTGGCTGATTTTGACGTGCATGATGCATTGGAAAACTGTTCAGACCTTTTCCTGAAATTTGGCGGACATCCTGCTGCTGCAGGACTTTCAATGGAGAAAGATAAGTTTGACCTGTTCCGTGAGAAGTTTGAGAAAATTGTATCTGACAAAATAAAAGATCATCAAAAGGAACCAAGTATCACTATCGATTCTGTGGTAGATGTGGATGAACTGAATAAGGATTTCTTCAACTTCCACCGTAAGCTGGCACCTTTTGGACCTAATAATATGAAACCGGTGCTGGTACTTAAAAACCAGAAAATATCAGGCTTTGTAAAGACGATGGGAAAGGATGAATGCCATCTGAAGTTCTACATCCGCCAGGAATCTACAGGCCGGAACATTGAATGTGTAGGTTTTAAACTGGGCAAGTATGCGGACGAGTTCCGAAACAAGCGTTTTGATATCGCATTTACGGCCGAAGAAAATCACTGGAAAGGCAATGTGACCTATTTCCTGAATATCCGCGATGTAAAATTTATCGCTTCCGAAGAAACTCCCGGACTGATAAGCTCACCTACGGAAAATATTTCATGA